In a single window of the Bactrocera dorsalis isolate Fly_Bdor chromosome 2, ASM2337382v1, whole genome shotgun sequence genome:
- the LOC105227547 gene encoding V-type proton ATPase 116 kDa subunit a 1 isoform X5, whose product MTRALITDEVRTGHSMGPVQLGYLDKTYEREEYLPCFVAGVILRERLAAFERMLWRACRGNVFLRQAMIESPLEDPSNGDQVYKSVFIIFFQGDQLKTRVKKICEGFRATLYPCPEAPADRREMAMGVMTRIEDLNTVLGQTQDHRHRVLVAAAKNLKNWFVKVRKIKAIYHTLNLFNLDVTQKCLIAECWVPVLDIETIQLALRRGTERSGSSVPPILNRMQTFENPPTYNRTNKFTKAFQALIDAYGVAAYREMNPAPYTIITFPFLFAVMFGDLGHGTLMALFGLWMIRKEKGLAAQKTTNEIWNIFFGGRYIIFLMGVFSMYTGLIYNDIFSKSLNVFGSHWHVNYNRTTVLNNKHLQLNPSTADYEGEPYPFGMDPIWQVATANKIIFQNSYKMKISIILGVIHMIFGVSLSLHNHTYFKNRNALLYEFIPQLVFLVMMFFYLALLMFIKWNRYAATNAPPYSAGCAPSILITFIDMVLGNTPKTPLPGCESYMYAGQSFFQNLFRFVALCCIPVMLLGKPLKIIQQRRQANRQNLTGATSDAEVGMTNGTAGGVAGHGGGGDPHEEEELSEIAIHQGIHTIEFVLGSVSHTASYLRLWALSLAHAQLAEVLWNMVLSIGLKQEGWTGGIMLTIVFAFWAILTVGILVLMEGLSAFLHTLRLHWVEFQSKFYKGTGYAFQPFSFDQIIENGGAAAVEGAE is encoded by the exons ATGACACGCGCTTTAATCACCGACGAAGTGCGAACTGGTCACTCGATGGGTCCAGTTCAGCTTGG TTACTTGGATAAGACCTATGAGCGTGAAGAATACCTGCCATG CTTTGTTGCTGGCGTAATTTTGCGCGAACGTCTGGCTGCCTTTGAGCGCATGCTGTGGCGCGCCTGTCGCGGCAATGTTTTTCTGCGTCAAGCCATGATTGAGTCACCGCTCGAAGATCCATCGAAT GGTGATCAGGTGTACAAGTCGGTGTTTATTATCTTCTTCCAAGGTGATCAGTTGAAGACACGCGTCAAGAAGATATGCGAAGGCTTTCGCGCCACATTATATCCATGCCCAGAGGCACCGGCCGATCGCCGTGAAATGGCCATGGGTGTGATGACGCGCATCGAGGACTTGAATACGGTGCTGGGGCAAACGCAAGATCATCGTCATCGTGTTTTGGTCGCTGCCGCCAAGAATCTGAAGAATTGGTTTGTGAAAGTGCGCAAAATCAAAGCCATTTATCACACGTTGAATCTCTTTAATTTGGATGTGACACAAAAGTGTCTGATCGCTGAATGCTGGGTGCCGGTGCTGGACATCGAGACCATTCAATTGGCATTGCGTCGCGGCACCGAACGTTCTGGTTCGTCGGTGCCACCGATTTTGAATCGTATGCAAACTTTTGAGAATCCACCAACCTACAATCGCACCAATAAGTTCACCAAAGCTTTTCAAGCACTAATCGATGCATATGGCGTGGCTGCGTATCGCGAAATGAATCCCGCTCCCTATACGATTATAACGTTTCCCTTCCTCTTTGCTGTGATGTTTGGTGATCTCGGACATGGTACACTTATGGCACTATTCGGCTTATGGATGATACGCAAGGAGAAGGGTTTGGCTGCACAGAAGACTACAAATgaaatttggaatatatttttcgGTGGTCGTTACATAATATTCTTAATGGGCGTGTTCTCTATGTATACGGGCTTAATATATAACGATATATTCTCAAAGTCGCTAAATGTTTTCGGTTCACATTGGCATGTCAACTATAATAGGACAACAGTGCTGAATAATAAACATTTGCAATTGAATCCCAGCACTGCTGATTATGAAGGCGAACCCTATCCATTTGGTATGGATCCCATTTGGCAAGTGGCCACAGCCAATaagattatatttcaaaattcatacaaaatgaaGATATCAATTATACTCGGTGTGATTCACATGATTTTCGGCGTGTCTTTGAGTCTCCATAATCACACTTACTTCAAAAACCGAAATGCTCTGCTCTATGAATTCATACCGCAGTTGGTCTTCTTAGTAATGATGTTCTTCTATTTGGCACTTTTGATGTTTATAAAATGGAATAGATATGCTGCGACTAATGCCC CCCCCTACTCTGCCGGTTGCGCTCCCTCGATTTTGATTACTTTCATTGATATGGTTTTGGGTAATACGCCAAAGACACCACTCCCAGGCTGCGAGTCATATATGTACGCTGGCCAATCATTTTTCCAGAATTTGTTCCGTTTCGTCGCTCTCTGTTGTATACCTGTAATGTTGCTGGGCAAGCCACTTAAGATTATTCAACAGCGTCGACAAGCAAAC CGTCAAAATCTGACTGGCGCCACAAGCGATGCAGAAGTGGGCATGACTAACGGCACTGCTGGCGGTGTTGCCGGGCACGGTGGCGGCGGCGATCCTCACGAGGAGGAGGAACTTTCCGAAATCGCCATACATCAGGGCATACACACTATCGAATTCGTTTTGGGCTCCGTATCGCATACAGCATCGTATTTACGTTTATGGGCACTGTCTTTGGCACACGCAC AATTGGCTGAGGTTTTGTGGAATATGGTTCTGTCGATTGGCTTGAAGCAGGAAGGCTGGACCGGCGGTATTATGCTGACCATTGTTTTCGCCTTCTGGGCCATACTTACTGTGGGCATTTTGGTGTTGATGGAGGGTTTGTCAGCATTCTTGCACACTCTACGTCTCCATTG GGTTGAATTTCAAAGCAAGTTTTACAAAGGTACCGGTTACGCTTTTCAACCGTTCTCTTTCGATCAAATTATTGAGAATGGCGGCGCCGCTGCAGTCGAAGGTGCCGAGTAA
- the LOC105227547 gene encoding V-type proton ATPase 116 kDa subunit a 1 isoform X6: MTRALITDEVRTGHSMGPVQLGFVAGVILRERLAAFERMLWRACRGNVFLRQAMIESPLEDPSNGDQVYKSVFIIFFQGDQLKTRVKKICEGFRATLYPCPEAPADRREMAMGVMTRIEDLNTVLGQTQDHRHRVLVAAAKNLKNWFVKVRKIKAIYHTLNLFNLDVTQKCLIAECWVPVLDIETIQLALRRGTERSGSSVPPILNRMQTFENPPTYNRTNKFTKAFQALIDAYGVAAYREMNPAPYTIITFPFLFAVMFGDLGHGTLMALFGLWMIRKEKGLAAQKTTNEIWNIFFGGRYIIFLMGVFSMYTGLIYNDIFSKSLNVFGSHWHVNYNRTTVLNNKHLQLNPSTADYEGEPYPFGMDPIWQVATANKIIFQNSYKMKISIILGVIHMIFGVSLSLHNHTYFKNRNALLYEFIPQLVFLVMMFFYLALLMFIKWNRYAATNAPPYSAGCAPSILITFIDMVLGNTPKTPLPGCESYMYAGQSFFQNLFRFVALCCIPVMLLGKPLKIIQQRRQANRQNLTGATSDAEVGMTNGTAGGVAGHGGGGDPHEEEELSEIAIHQGIHTIEFVLGSVSHTASYLRLWALSLAHAQLAEVLWNMVLSIGLKQEGWTGGIMLTIVFAFWAILTVGILVLMEGLSAFLHTLRLHWVEFQSKFYKGTGYAFQPFSFDQIIENGGAAAVEGAE, encoded by the exons ATGACACGCGCTTTAATCACCGACGAAGTGCGAACTGGTCACTCGATGGGTCCAGTTCAGCTTGG CTTTGTTGCTGGCGTAATTTTGCGCGAACGTCTGGCTGCCTTTGAGCGCATGCTGTGGCGCGCCTGTCGCGGCAATGTTTTTCTGCGTCAAGCCATGATTGAGTCACCGCTCGAAGATCCATCGAAT GGTGATCAGGTGTACAAGTCGGTGTTTATTATCTTCTTCCAAGGTGATCAGTTGAAGACACGCGTCAAGAAGATATGCGAAGGCTTTCGCGCCACATTATATCCATGCCCAGAGGCACCGGCCGATCGCCGTGAAATGGCCATGGGTGTGATGACGCGCATCGAGGACTTGAATACGGTGCTGGGGCAAACGCAAGATCATCGTCATCGTGTTTTGGTCGCTGCCGCCAAGAATCTGAAGAATTGGTTTGTGAAAGTGCGCAAAATCAAAGCCATTTATCACACGTTGAATCTCTTTAATTTGGATGTGACACAAAAGTGTCTGATCGCTGAATGCTGGGTGCCGGTGCTGGACATCGAGACCATTCAATTGGCATTGCGTCGCGGCACCGAACGTTCTGGTTCGTCGGTGCCACCGATTTTGAATCGTATGCAAACTTTTGAGAATCCACCAACCTACAATCGCACCAATAAGTTCACCAAAGCTTTTCAAGCACTAATCGATGCATATGGCGTGGCTGCGTATCGCGAAATGAATCCCGCTCCCTATACGATTATAACGTTTCCCTTCCTCTTTGCTGTGATGTTTGGTGATCTCGGACATGGTACACTTATGGCACTATTCGGCTTATGGATGATACGCAAGGAGAAGGGTTTGGCTGCACAGAAGACTACAAATgaaatttggaatatatttttcgGTGGTCGTTACATAATATTCTTAATGGGCGTGTTCTCTATGTATACGGGCTTAATATATAACGATATATTCTCAAAGTCGCTAAATGTTTTCGGTTCACATTGGCATGTCAACTATAATAGGACAACAGTGCTGAATAATAAACATTTGCAATTGAATCCCAGCACTGCTGATTATGAAGGCGAACCCTATCCATTTGGTATGGATCCCATTTGGCAAGTGGCCACAGCCAATaagattatatttcaaaattcatacaaaatgaaGATATCAATTATACTCGGTGTGATTCACATGATTTTCGGCGTGTCTTTGAGTCTCCATAATCACACTTACTTCAAAAACCGAAATGCTCTGCTCTATGAATTCATACCGCAGTTGGTCTTCTTAGTAATGATGTTCTTCTATTTGGCACTTTTGATGTTTATAAAATGGAATAGATATGCTGCGACTAATGCCC CCCCCTACTCTGCCGGTTGCGCTCCCTCGATTTTGATTACTTTCATTGATATGGTTTTGGGTAATACGCCAAAGACACCACTCCCAGGCTGCGAGTCATATATGTACGCTGGCCAATCATTTTTCCAGAATTTGTTCCGTTTCGTCGCTCTCTGTTGTATACCTGTAATGTTGCTGGGCAAGCCACTTAAGATTATTCAACAGCGTCGACAAGCAAAC CGTCAAAATCTGACTGGCGCCACAAGCGATGCAGAAGTGGGCATGACTAACGGCACTGCTGGCGGTGTTGCCGGGCACGGTGGCGGCGGCGATCCTCACGAGGAGGAGGAACTTTCCGAAATCGCCATACATCAGGGCATACACACTATCGAATTCGTTTTGGGCTCCGTATCGCATACAGCATCGTATTTACGTTTATGGGCACTGTCTTTGGCACACGCAC AATTGGCTGAGGTTTTGTGGAATATGGTTCTGTCGATTGGCTTGAAGCAGGAAGGCTGGACCGGCGGTATTATGCTGACCATTGTTTTCGCCTTCTGGGCCATACTTACTGTGGGCATTTTGGTGTTGATGGAGGGTTTGTCAGCATTCTTGCACACTCTACGTCTCCATTG GGTTGAATTTCAAAGCAAGTTTTACAAAGGTACCGGTTACGCTTTTCAACCGTTCTCTTTCGATCAAATTATTGAGAATGGCGGCGCCGCTGCAGTCGAAGGTGCCGAGTAA